aatgaagaaagaagtggcacagttcgtgtcagcctgcaaagtgtgtcagagggtgaagctggaacatcagaagccggctggaatgcttaacccgctacctattccagagtggaaatgggagaatatagctatggacttcgtagtggggttaccggcagcgtccaacagagtagactccatatgggtgattgtggacagactcaccaaatctgctcacttcattcctgtcaggagtggctactctgtggacaaattggcgcaggtatatgtggatgagatcgtcaggctgcatggggtccctgtttcaatagtgtctgatagagggccccagttcacctccaggttttggcggagtctgcagaatgccatgggtactaggttggattttagcactgccttccactcctagactgacggacagtcagaaaggaccatccagactattgaggatatgtttagaatgtgtgtgctggactttggcggttcttggaggcagcatctacctttggtagagtttgcctacaataacagccatcatgctagcatcgggatggctccatatgaagctttatatggaaggaagtgcagatcacctgtttgctgggaggaagttggagagaaggccttggcagggcctgagttagtagagattaccagtagggtggtacccataatcagagagagaatcaagactgctgcaagcagacaaaagagttatgcagacatccgcagaaggcagatagagtttcaggagggggatctggtattgctcaaggtgtctccaatgaaaggagtggttcgttttgggaagaaaggtaaactagccccacgatacattggaccctttgaagtcttgcaaaagattgggaatgtgtcgtacaagctggatttacctgcttcaatggaaagaatccatccggttttccatgtttccatgttaagaaagtttgtgtcggatccgagcaaggttcttagtgagcctgatgtggaggtccaagaggatctcacctatgttgagcagccagtacggatcatagacacccagatcagaaagctaagaaacaaggaaatcccgatggtgaaagtcctatggaaccaccacaatatgaaagagtgcacctgggagacacgggagtccatgctccagcaatacccttatcttttctaaggttagttctttgtgagttctatgtgttttgtatgtatgttatgtgtatgccatgctatgtgctagttgaggaacattcggggacgaatgttcttaagggggggagaatgtaatacccggctagactccggtgtcggaattcctaccgtccggtggaatttcagatgtcgaagacctctagaagggtaaaaccatgttttcataaaatgttttaatgtttttgatgattttaagtaaagaggaaatgagtttttgaataaaaacacccttggaggaaactcaggttcggccgctgaaactcaaagttcggccgccgaacatgcatacacttcgggagtgctttaggcccccgaaggcataagtgaggaaagtccaggttcggccgccgaacctcaagttcggccgctgaacatggcatgcatgtggaggcactttcggcccccgaacgtggcctggccagccactataaaagggtcccttagccgaaaacgggcgagcttttccccattttcggccaaggtgagtccttccgccattcctcaccatccttgagttcttcccttcaaatctttcaagattttcacaagtttttacgttgttctgaagattttcgagtttaaagcaagttttggagctttgaggttcaagaactcaaaaatctcccaccttcgagtttaggacgtctctctctcgatcttcaagaggtaagagccgatcttaagctcatttcatgtttaaagtaagttttatgcaagatctatggggtagaatgcatgtttagctcatagttaggtttttgagttaatgttatgttttgagcatgtatgatggatttgagttgttgttgtgtgttgtagttggggtttaagttagtttgaagcccctaggagccaatgtatgtatatttgcgtgatttgaatgagttatatgcatgttgagggatttgggaggcaaatgtgcataaaggagccaagtttctgccctttggcagaaaccaggttcggcagccgaaggaactttcggccgccgaacatggctggggaggcaggcctttcggctgccgaagttgcccccgaaaagagactttcgtctatgtctgggactttcggccgccgaaggtgccgccgaacctgcctgggtttcggctctggagggactttcggccgccgaaggtgccgccgaacctgccctgttcagccttcctttgcatgtttttgcatgattgtttgaggtgttttagggggtttttgggggatgtttttagagttatgttctagttgtttggtccctcatttgagtccacctgtataggttcggacccgaggaaccgaggaccccagcagtgagttcagctgcttctgagtcagtagagcttcggccagaggtgagtagaataaacctttatgtttttaaagcaaatgaattataaagttgagcatgttcatgcatcatgaatgccatgtgatgaattaggttgtttgcgttagaattcacgaatatgttgcattgcatttatgatgttgatgtggattggtcattgaatgatcctttagtcctcatattgtatgatgatgctacggcatgagatggtatggaagtccaggttgtacccattctacgtccctgacacattggtatgtatgatatgttatgttaagagaaagaccggttgtacccattctacgtcccggcactttggaaatgtagaggactattggtgacaataccatccgagatgtgatttgttgtgatgtgttgcattacatgatggcatgagatttaaatattgttttctattattctgctcactgggctctagtagctcacccttctcccaaatttcccaggtttgcaggtacgggctagacagagaagtcaagaagagtaaagtcttatgtttgtaatagttagaaagtggacatgataaattgtaagataatgtaaagttgaatagttatgttatgtataatgatattgaggattaggagttgtgcttgaccctatagatgttgtaatccctttttattacatgatcttatgtttattgatgactatgttagccaactcaacacatgttatgccacccattgggggcattgatgagatctcacagaggggtcaagatatgattatgtatatgttcagtgcatgcacaggttgagtttggcgtatgatagaatgcatGAAAGAGaagttcttgatcatgtatgggattaaacaggtttccaggatgtatgtttggcttgctacgggtcccggcggccttaagtcgacccggatcctagcgccggtagcggttcgattttcgggtcgttacagccgaGCCTTTCTTTTATAATTGGAAGATTTGATTTGCTTCCATTTTtgtattcttttaaatttatttttcttaaattcgGATATGAATATGTTGTTTAATTACTGTAACtcccttaatttttattattccttacattgtttaatttatttttgacatattttaatttaatttgtctcTTGTcatgttttattttctttttctttttttcatgctatatttaatttattttcttttatgtttttaataatttcctTCCTTATCTAGTTTTATTTATTGCCATATTTGTGAATATCCTTTTCATATTAGAGTTAATTTcaaatctaaattaaaataaataaataaaaaagatctCTTacccattttatttatttctttccttaattaaaaatatttcttttcataattaatttatttctttccatatttaaattatttttattttattttttaaattattttctttccctATTTGAgttatttctttttctcttttaaatttattttcttgccctttttagtttatttatttccTATTTTGTCTTTTTCAATTATGATAAGTTGATTATAGTTAAaaaacttgaagaaatgaagGAGATCCCCTTCTGTTATTTTTTCTATCTTAGTCAAATAGCACTTCTCTTTTTGGTGAGTAAGCTTCTTTCTTTGTTGGACTTATAGAGCATATGGTAAAATCCCATTTAGTTATGGAGACCCATTAGAGTGTTTTAAAGGCCATTTATAAAGGGTAATGAGCTAAAAgccttgtaatagcttagctttagtttgtgaattttaataattttttatgagtttgtaaattaattattttctcctCCCTCCTTTCTTATAGTCATTGAGATTAATTTCATTCTCCTCCCTCTTTCTTTAGCTTAGGATTTTGATTTGGTTAATTCATTTCCCCTTCCCTTTCTTTGGATAGCCTTATGCACCTCATCTAATATGCATGaaattaaattagtaaattaGATAATtcatttgataatttaaaaGCAACTTTGGTATGGTAGAGACATGTTATGTATGCTTAGGGGATAATTTACACTTTGGCATGAAAAATGACTAAATAGTAATGACCTCAAGGTAAGAtgacaataaaattaaacttcaaGGATGCATGCTAGAAACGTAGTGAGACCTTTTTTTTTGCTATGTACTaaatatatttagaaattaTGCATTACTAGGTTCCCTTTTTGGTGCAAATTGATCAATGGCATGAAATGAGCTTAGAAATATGATTAATTAGAGTAGCTTGGTAACTCCTTCACATTAAgctaaaatagaaaattagCATGTTTATACTAATGGATACGTATGAAATGGATGCTTTGTATGATCAATGCATGTGTAATAAATAGATTGGATATTGTTTGAAACGGATTTcccaaataaataattaaagataGGTTATACGAATCAATGTAGGGGGTTGACACTGTTTTTCAAGCAAAGTCCAAGCGAGAAAGGTACCTAACATCTTCCCTTTCTCGTACCTACTATCCCGAACATAGACCATTGGATTATAGATTAAGAAAGATAGTGGACCTTTGCTAAGGGTAGGTCGCACAAATACATCCTTCTATTTGTTTTCTACTCTCATCAGGATGGCAACTCCTTTCCTCCGCTCTTCATTGAGCATTAAAATATCTGAGTCCCACAGTAGTGTTATGAGAAGACGAGACTCTAACCAGTCATGGAGAATTCATGCACCTATAATTTCAGCAACTCCACTAGGGATATAGAATATGACCCTGTTTGATTATTATATTCTATTTCTGTATTCCTTAGGAAATCTATGCAATGCACAAACATCTTAGACTATATATAATCATATTCAACAATTTTATATTTGTAAACTTTAGGGTATTCATGTATGAGTTTGCCTTAAACTTATGAAAGGAGTTGGCTAGGATTAATGGATCACATCCTTATGTGGAGTGAAATCTATTTTGATCTCAAATTTAACTCAATTTGATTGAGAAACAATCTCAGTTTAATATTCCTACCaataatcttaatataaaaaaattgctACTATATTACATGTCTAATAATGGGTGTTGAATCCACCAAAATAAATCATGCTctttcaaataaatataaaatatagataTAATGAGTAGAGTCAAATCCATAGAGATCGGTGCAATCTCATTCCTTGATAAAAATataccaaaataaataaaatataaaatgagttttgaattgAAGGAATTTAACTAAACTAAACAAAAAGAGTAAACTATTTGAGTAACAGGTAAATAAAGTGATTAACCAAATTAAGAAAAAACATCTAGCTTTAGGAATACTGCGGTATTAGTTCTCATGATTGATCACATATACAAATGTTTCCAAATTAATTTCTAGTCAGCCAGTTATAGTCCTTGATATAGTCTAACGATCTAATCTTTCCGTCTCTTAGATATTAGACTAGCAAATATTAACTCACTAACTAGCCtataattaacaaataaacTCATATGATCAGCTTTATGAGACTTAATTGCTAATAACAGTAGAAATTAGGaagacctaattctaaccaaGAAGCTCACACCAACGACTAATGAAATTAGAATATGTTATTTcgcaataaataatattatttatcatAAGTATCAAATCACTAAGTGATTACAgacttaataaatttaaatagttatatatTATTCACTCAGTTGAATAATTGGccagattaaatcaattaaataaataataatctcAAATATATAGGAATAacatagaaataaaaaaataaagatggaTAATTAAGATTCATCCAATCTCATAATCCTTACGAATTATACCTCGAAAATCCTTAGctagataaaataaattagctACAGGAGTACATGGTCTGAACAGAAGGAAAAATATTGCAGCAACTAATGTAAACTGATCAAAAAGTGTTTAGCTTAAAGAGTCTTCCCATTTTAAAGGGTTTCTTCCTAATTTAAagagaaataaagaaaaatttaaagaGAAGTAATGATCTCAAAATATTCTTTTCTTCCTAAAATCATATATGAAAGTAAACTTCTTAAATAGTCATCTGTAGACTGTTAAAAGATAGATTTGGAAATCTTTTGGCTCTACAAAAGCCATGCCCAAGGATTGCATTATGGCTCATTCACTTCTCAGTGTAAGGATTCTAGTGTAAAGTGTACCTACAACGTGAAGTGTGCCCACAACTTGATCCAcgaatctctttttttttaaaagaaaatttaaaataggGCTTTTCTTTCTGGAGAGAACAAAAtctatcaaaatcacaaaatcagCAACAATTAGCATAATCGAATCCAATAGCATAAGTAAAAATATGGGCTAAATAAACATAATTTACACTCTATCATCTAACAATTTAGTCTTATTCTTAACACAATACTTCAATTCAAATTAAGACAATATTTAAAGCTTAGTATATGTTCACCAACTCCCCATATAATACTAACCAAGCAAACATTTTAATACGTTGTGGCAAATGGAGTGTCTAGAATCGATGATAGTGAGGGAGTTATAGATAGAGATATGTCCACACAAGCCAAATTGTAAGCAGACTTAACTGTAAAATAACCATGTTTTATTCCTTTCCATGCCAATTAGTCCACCTCAATAATATCATAGGACAAAAACAAATATTTCAACTTTGAGGAAACTGCCTTTGGACGAAATGAGGGAATAAGATCCCACTTCCAAGTATCTCCATCCCAAAATTGACTGACAATATAATACCGCAGCAGAAAAGGAATAATTTATagtaaaaactcattcaaagGAACATCAAGCTAGATATCACCCCAAAGCTTGTCATTGTGCCATTAAAAATGGCTTTGGACAAGTCCTTTTGAAGCAAAGGGGCACTTTTTATGATGCCACACTAGAATAAGGAAATATTAGACTTATCCACAAGCAAATTAACATCACATCTCTCATAATAATATTTGGCACATAAAATAACTATAATCAcataaatgataataaaattatataattatttaatttaaataattatatctaTAAAATTGCTACTAGaaaaatagaataattaaaacattataaatatatattttaaaaattacaaaaataggtaatttatttagtaaaaatagattttaaaaatggAATAGTTTCAAGCTACTTTTCGAACCATATTACATAAATATTTCGCCCAAAAACCATGAACAAAACTTTCTCAAATCATCAATTTTAATCATTCAATTAACTCAATAGatcgaaaatatttaaaaaaattatccaaTCAACTATTAAATATGTAAATACAAATCAAATATAAATATGCATATCCAAACAAAAACTCAAATATCCACACATCAAATATAGAACCCATTAGTTATTTTGCTTAAAACTTCTACATCTAAACattcaacaaaataaaaataagaaaaataaagtaatggacaaataaatgtaataattttttcactTAAAAATATAGCTACCACTTTTTTTCGCTAAACCGTCTACCACTTTTCGTCGATAAACCATcggtaatttaattatttgtattttaaatGGTTGTAAGTGGTTGATAATTTACTTTAACAACCACCTTTTAGATAATTTAGTGGATAAATTTCACCGTGTCTTTCGCTAGTCAAAGAAGAGTTTTTAaagaggtatacaagtaataaacctggatttaaataatatagcgaATTACATAAAATTCTGAATTAAACTTGGACTTAGATGTTGGTATCTTTTTGAGCCAAACCTGTGAATGTTGACGGAAATACTCAGCACAACATGAAGTTGTTGATATCTTGAAGCTGCATGGTCGTCCTAAAGATCACCAGGTAACTTTTGGAATCTATTGTTTcatcatatttgtccaaacttGGCAGCTTGAACTTAGTTGGAAAAGTATCTACTAAGATCTCTTTTGACAGGAGCGAGGTATTTTCTAGGTTATAGTCCTCTTCCTgctccttctggtacctttgcACGACCTAAACTAGCTTCCAGTCAACGTTCTTTGGAGCCTCATCCTATGACTCTTCATCCTCCAGTTTGGCCTTCCCTTTAAACTACACTTGGATCGCTTTTATCCAAGTCCTTGGGGTATCAATGGAAGCATCCTCCTTTATCCTGGGAGCCATAAATAATGCCTCCCCCTAAACTTTGTATTGCTCGAGAGTAACTTGCAACCTTTTgatgtattggagcatttgctcaTTGTTCAGATTTTTAAGATGGCCTATGAATTAACACAAACCACCAGATTGAAGGTGATATAAGATTCAGGTTATATTACTGATATTATACAATAATTGCCCAAAGAATGCTATATGCTAGTACTCGAAAACATGATCATGTGGCAAGAGTCTAATCAAATGATGCTCAGTCCTCCCGAGATCCAGACACTTCAGGTCGGTCTCAGTTCGACTCTtcgtcaagactcgccctctcctggAGAGGTCGAGTTTTCACAAAAAGTTACTATTAGAGGCTACAATCCAGCAAACTCCCTTTTACACCTATAATTATGAAATCTCTGACCAATTAGTCGGCAAGATCCTTTATCAACGAGTTGGCTATATCATTGCCAGATTTCtagaaaatactataattagcTTCATTCTCTTATATTATAAAAGCCAATAATCACAGAGACAAAGGTATGCAATTCTTtcactactcttgagttctaagtaATTCTTTGTACTCACTCCATTCTCCAGTTTATTGACTTAAGTGCCGGAGTGGCTGCCATAGGCGCCAActacctcactttctcttcttaCAGATTTAACCAAGCACAACTCTACTTTTCGGTTACATCATTTAGTTTCATTGTTgaaaaatccattgaattttCTTTGTTCATTTGGACTAAACCGGTCTCTTATCCCCTTTCTCTTACAAAGAAATCTTTCATTTTCTCTCTCTTGAAATGGTCGGCGATTCACAAACTGCTGCTAAGGTTACTACCAATAAGGGCAAGTGCAAACTTCACCAGGTGGTTAGAGGTAAAAATGAAGAGGCTGATTTTCTGGCCAAAATAGCGACGATAGAGGAAGGAGAATTGTGGATGATACTCGTGTACAAGTTTTTGACACAGGATGATCTGCTGATCGATGAATGGTCAGCTAAACAAGTAATAAAGAAATCTtctaaatatgcactaattaATGGTCGGTTATACAGGAGATTCTCAACTCAATTGTGGTTGCAATACATAATGGAAGATGACGGCCGAGAAATCCTTAAAGACATTCATAAAGGTAATCCTGGAAATCAGGAAGGAGCTCGGACGATTGTCTGGAAAACATTCAAACAAAGATACTACTGGCCTATGATAATGCAAGATGCAAAAGAGTTTGTCCAGAGGTGTCATTGATGTCAAGCGCATGCAAGCACCCCGAGATCTCAGGAAGTTctaatgaaatataatttagCAGTAAAACCAGGTCACGTGTCTTTAATGTGAGAGACTCAATCCTTAAAAGATTATAACAATCCTCGAGTCTAGTAAGTTCGGCGAAAACTGGAAATGGCTATTTAGGGTCCCGAAGGTTAATCATCCAGTGTCTTATAATCTGGCCAAGTTAGATGGCCCAGTCATTCCCAACTCTGGAaatatttgagaaaattttatcaatagcaGTTAACGATGTGTTTTCCATGTGTTGTGTTCTTCAATGACAAGAAACGATTGGAGTTACCttatttaaaaagattaaagagcattcctaaaaggccacaaggtagcTTCCGCTAGGCCATCTAGGCATCGGTCCTGCATAACAAGACATTTTATGCTAGGCTACAAGGCGGGAATCCGCTAAGCCATCCGGGTATTGGTCTCGCATCATAAGGCAACTCATGCCAGGCCATAAGGGAAGTCCTGCCAGGCCATCCGGGTGTCGGTCTCGCATCACAAGGCAACTCATGCCAAGCCATAAGGCAAGTTCCTCCAAGCTATCCAGGCGTCATCCACTAATCAAGGCAACTCATGTCAGGCCATAATGCAAGTTCCACTAGGCCATCTAGATGTCAGTCCCGCAtcacaaggcatcttatgccaggccatAATACGGGTTTCGTCAGGCCACAATTCAggtattggtcccactaattaaGGAAACTCATGCTAGGTCATAAGGCAAGTTCCACTAGGTCATCTGTGTGTTAGTCCCGCATCACAAAGCATGctatgctaggccacaaggcgagttttGCAAGGTCATAATTCGAGCGTCAGTCCCACTAATCAAAACAACTCATGCCAGGCCATAAGACAAGTTCTGCCAGGCCATCCGGGTGTCAGTCCCGTATcacaaggcatttgatgccaggtcacaaggcaggtATATGCTAGGCTGACTAACTGAGTGTTAGTCCTATTTTATAaggagtttctaaggcatttgataccGAGGCACAAGGCGAGTATATGCCAGGCCGACCAATCAGATGTTAGTCCCATTTCACAaggagtttctaaggcatttgatgccaagtCATAAGGCAGGTATACTCTAGGCCAACCAACCAGGTGTTAGTCTCGTATAaggagtttctaaggcatttgatgccaaaCCACAAGGTGGGTATATGCCAGGCCGGCCAACCAGGTATTAGTCCCGTTTCACAAGAAGtttttaaggcatttgatgTTAGGTCATAAGGCGGGTATACGCTAGGTCGACCAACCGGGTGTCAGTCCCATTTCACAAAAAGACTATAAGATATTTGATGTCAGGCCACAAGGTAGGTATACGCCAGGCCAACCAACCGGATGTCAGTTCCGTTTCACAAGaagattctaaggcatttgatgccaagcCACAAAGCGGATACATGCCAGTCCGACCAACTAGATGTTAGTTTCTTTTCACAAAAAGTttataaggcatttcatgcccaggtcacaaggcgggtatgaGCCAGACCACGCGACTGAGCATTGGTTTCGTTTCACATAAAGTCTCTGAGGCATTTGTTGCTGCTCTTACGAGCACTTTCGAAAATCCAAAACTTTTTGCGAAGGAAAAAGGCCCATTGTAGATGGGCAAGACTTTTTGACGATTAGCAAAGGCAGACCGTTAAGTGAACGAGTGAAGTCCACAAAGAGGAAAAAGACTAGAAGCTCATCAAGGCTAGAAAATGCCTAAAAACTCGTTAGGGTTAGAAAATGTCCAAAAGTTCATCAGGGCTAGAGAATGCCCGAAAACTTatgggtgagcagtattcagttcaaaCCAAAAAACCGACCAAACCgagttaatttaaaaattcagttctgttttttatttatttcggttctgttcgatttttaatttcagaaattttgattatttcagttcagttcgattttaatccaaaaaaatca
This is a stretch of genomic DNA from Manihot esculenta cultivar AM560-2 chromosome 2, M.esculenta_v8, whole genome shotgun sequence. It encodes these proteins:
- the LOC110608899 gene encoding uncharacterized protein LOC110608899 is translated as MVGDSQTAAKVTTNKGKCKLHQVVRGKNEEADFLAKIATIEEGELWMILVYKFLTQDDLLIDEWSAKQVIKKSSKYALINGRLYRRFSTQLWLQYIMEDDGREILKDIHKGNPGNQEGARTIVWKTFKQRYYWPMIMQDAKEFVQRCH